ATTGCATGTCTATGAAACACACAACTATATGTCGTATCGATGAGAGTAGAGTTGCTGTTGTCcacatatttatttgttatctgTGTACTTCTGTCAAACACGATCGTAAGATCTATAAATAAGGTACATGCATAATTGAATAATCATGAAACGAACCCACCGCCTGGTTTCACGTAACGTAGCTCGTGTTCCGCATGGTATACCCACCGCCTGGTTTCCCGTTACGTAGCTCGTGTTCCGCATGGTATACCCACCGCCTGGGTTCCCATTACGTAGCTAGTGTCCCGCTTTGCATTCCCACCGCCTGGTTTCCCGTTACGTAGCTCGTGTTCCGCATTCCATACCCACCGCCTGGGTTCCCGTTACGTAGCTCGTGTTCCGCATTCCATACCCACCGCCTGGGTTCCCGTTACGTAGCTCGTGTTCCGCATGGTATACCCACCGCCTGGGTTCCCGTTACGTAGCTCGTGTTCCGCATTCCATACCCACCGCCTGGGTTCCCGTTACGTAGCTCGTGTTCCGCATTCCATTCCCACCGCCTGGTTTCCCGTTACGTAGCTCGTGTTCCGCATTCCATACCCACCGCCTGGGTTCCCGTTACGTAGCTCGTGTTCCGCATTCCATACCCACCGCCTGGGTTCCCGTTACGTAGCTCGTGTTCCGCATTCCATACCCACCGCCTGGGTTCCCGTTACGTAGCTCGTGTTCCGCATGGTATACCCACCGCCTGGGTTCTTATTACGTAGCTCGTGTTCCGCATTCCATACCCACCGCCTGGGTTCCCGTTACGTAGCTCGTGTTCCCTATTCCATACCCGGCACCTGAGTTCCCGTTACGTAGCGCGTGTTCCGCATTGCATACACACCGCCTGGGTTCTCGTTACTTAGCTCGTGTTCCGCATGGTATACCCACCGCCTAGGTTCCCGTTACGTAGCTCTTGTTCCGCATTGCATTCCCATCGCCTGGTTTCCCGTTACGTAGCTCATGTTCCGCATTCCATACCCACCGCCTGGGTTCCCGTTACTTAGCTCGTGTTCCGCATGGTATACCCACCGCCTGGGTTCCCGTTACGAAGCTCGTGTTCCGCATTCCATACCCACCGCCTGGGTTCCCGTTACTTAGCTCGTGTTCCGCATGGTATACCCACCGCCTGGGTTCCCATTACGTAGCTCTTGTTCCGCATTCCATACCCACCGCCTGGGTTCCCGTTACTTAGCTCGTGTTCCGCATGGTATACCCACCGCCTGGGTTCCCAATACGTAGCTCGTGTTCCGCATTCCATACCCACCGCCTGGGTTCCCGTTACGTAGCTCTTGTTCCGCATTCCATACCCACCGCCTGGGTTCCCGTTACTTAGCTCGTGTTCCGCATGGTATACCCACCGCCTGGGTTCTTATTACGTAGCTCGTGTTCCGCATAATATATCCACCGTCTGGTTTCCCGTTACGTAGCTCGTGTTCCGCATTGCATACCCACCGCCTGGTCTCCCGTTACGCAGCTCGGGCTCCGCATGGTATCCACATCGCCCGTGTTCGGCATTGTATAACCACCGCCTGCATTCCCGTTACGTAGGTCGACATAGTGTACTAGATCTCAAAACAAACCTAAAATGTACGAAATGATACGTGTATCACGCAAGAGTTCGACCTTTTAAAGACATATAAAACGTTTTTTGAATGATGTGTTTTGgctttcattttgtattaattcaTGATCAGATTAATACAAAATTGCTCCTTATTTCGTATTCCTATTTCGCTGCATATTTGAAACAAGTACGTGGCCTGCACACTTGATAATTGAATGCACCactatatagaaaacaaatatttatttccttatttcCAATAAAAGTATACTGTAATGACATAATTTTGACCATTGAAAGTGCATATTTGTAAATAGTAAAGGGAACAACATGCGATCATTCTAAAGCCGAAATGCGCTTAATCACACGATTGGCACTGACGACGGCATTTGGTAATTTCAACGTTAGCAAAGGACCTATGTAATTCTAATACAAACATCTATTTTGCTGTTGTTATAAAACTGtcttaatatcaaaacaaaccgaaaaatgtacaaaacaacacatacattacGCTGGTGGAAGGTAAAACCGAAGGTTTACCTACAAACTggactttttaaaaatgatgtgttttggttgTTTCTATTGAGGCGTAACAATTCCAACTGATATCAGCTTAATTAGATATTGCTTCTTATTTCGTCTTTCTGTTTTACTGCATTTTTCTTATAAGCAAGTGGCATACTCTCTTGATAGTTGTATGCACCATTTGACATGAAACAGCAGTTAAGCACTTCTTAAGAACGATATCCTGTGTGCATGGTTAATTAGCAAATGTTTGTGCGTAATACCATAAAAATCCGAACATTGCCATATAACAAAAATGGCTTGGATTCATATCACCACAATTTTATGCATTCTTACTATAACAATCAGAAATTCAATTTGCTACCTTTCGATTGACCGAATACTAAACCGATTAGATGTTTTGGAGGACAAATCAAATAAAGTCGATAATggtttacaaaaagaaattgTTCAGATTAAAGAGGATTTTAGAGTGTTAACAGAAGAACTAACAGAAGCTTTAAGGCGAGAAAGCATATACAGGCGAGAAGATATAAAAGCAATCTTTGAACTTCTACAAGGCAAAGATAATGACACAGAAGGAAGTACGAAACAAAGGCCGACGAACAATCTAGACAAAAGACAGGAAACTATTATTTGTACTGCAGAAAACtctgaacatgttaaaaaagcATTTCAACAAGAAAAGCTTATGAACTTCAAAGTACGAAATGAACTAGAGTCTttcaaaaacacacacaaagaCATCCTGAGTAAGTTGAAAGACAACGTCGAGAATAGTATCTCTAACACTGTTCTGAAAATGATGTCTATTGAAagcaatttcattaaaaatcttACCGACTCTATGAATCAAGCAGAATTACGCCTTTTGAGAAAAGTGGAGCATGTGGAAATAATGACAAACGATGCAATAAATGCTCTGAATGTAACTGTCGAGAACTATAAAGAGCAATGTCACAAAAGTCAAGTGATACGAGAGACAAACATGCTCAAACTGATTGAAAATATGACTTCGGAAATACATGAACTGAAGATCAATGTACGTTCTCGTTTGCCCTTGCAATGTAAAGAGGTTATCGTGAATGGAGTATATTCAATAATAGTTAATGCAAACCCGATACCAGTATATTGTGATATCGAGACAGACGGCGGAGGCTGGGTTGTGTTCCAGAGACGAAAGGACGGTTCAGAGGACTTCAACCGTCCATGGCTGGAGTATAAACAGGGCTTTGGTCAGCTAGAGGGCGAGTTCTGGCTAGGCAATGAACTGTTGTATCAGTTTACACGATATAAACCAAGGGAGCTTAGAATTGATATGGAAGACTATAATGGGAAGAAAGCATATGCCAAATATTCTTCATTCAGAATTTATTCGGAAGAACTAAACTACAAGCTTGAAGTTGGAGGGTACAATGGGAATGCGGGCGATTCCTTGAATGGACTTGTTGACAAAGGTAACGGGGTTCATAATGGACAAAGCTTTTCAACAAGAGACAACGACAATAAATCGAAATGTGCAACTTTGTATGGGGGTGGTTGGTGGTTTAATTCGTGTTTCCAGGCGAACTTGAACGGCggatataaaaatattcgttGGTTTTCTCTAAGCCGCGACTTGTTGAAATTTGTGGAAATGAAATTCCGATAACAAGGCACACCAAACTTTTGGAACATGTATATTGGGATTTCAGATCGttgataaattgtttttatgttcagtATATCAGTAATAGTTTTTTTCTGGATTTAGTGTAAATATAAAGTTCCCGAGAGTACTATACCCAATAAGTAAATGTTGGTGTCTATTTTTCAactaatttatatatacaaattcataTATACAGTCCTCAAAACTTACATTGTGAGGTTTTAAACAACCcccaaaatgatttaaatgtattgataacagcatgaaatattttgatttactgaCGTAGTTGTTGAATATGCTTATTCGATATTTAAGCTCACTTTTGGTAAATTGATTAATTTTGGAAAAACACATGCATTAACCATCtgaaatgattgttttgtatatgtatgtgtccATATGGGCCATGGCCATCTGACTATTTGTAAATAGATCTTATATCtatgtaaaaattaaaaataaaacatttgaatctGTCGATTTAGGTTTGTTATCATTATCATCTtaatcgtcgtcgtcgtcattatcagaatcagcagcagcaacaacaacagcagcagcaaaaacaacaagaacggcaactataaaaacaacaacaaaaacaacgacaacaaccAACAGCATCAGCATTATAAactgctatatatatatataatgtaaatctTAAACATGCGTATTTGTCGATTTGAGGTACTTTCAACTCGGATTTGGGTATAATGCATTAGGTGaagggggcgggggggggggagggtctAAAATGGATTCAGCTTGTCCGTCAGTCTGTCAGTTTACGCAAACTTGTGTGCGCTTTATCTCCAAAATTTCGGCTGAATTTGGCTGTTCCTTCGCATGAGAGTTTCGTACAAAGCACAATTTCATATGCCGTCGCTCGGACTTTTTTCAAAGTATGATGCCCCTTTgctattttcttttcaataaagtGTTCATAGTGATCCATGTGTGCACTTTATCACAAAAACCCCTGGCCCGGTCTCGATGAAACTTCACAGTGGTGATGGATATCAAGTCAAGTGGTGCAGGCCGTGTTCTTTAACCATAAAGTGTACAAAGAGATTTTTGCGCGTAATCTATCTCCAAAAACCCTTACAGGGTATGCATGATACTGATAATACATCATGAAGTTCCTTGTCCGGAGTGTGTTGTGTAGCTGTGTGTGCGGGAGTGATAGTTAGTTCCTCTGATGTTTTATGTCGCTCTCATTACATGTCAGCCATACAGGGATTATGTTGTATGGCGCAGTCTTCCAAGTCCGCATCATCGGATTTTCATTTCAGCTATGTTATATTATCCTTACCAAACTAAGTCACAAtgtttattgacattatttCTCGAATGAGTTCGATCAACAGCCAGATCGCTCAATTAACTTTTGAGTAATTGCCCTTCAAGTGTCAAAGATTATCACTTTGCTCTCTCCTCTCTATGATTGTGTGTTGCCTTCTGTGATCAACGGATTGTCATGGCCATTTCGGTGAGTTGAGAGTTtcttaagaatatttttattttaattttaaaagtgtcTTTAGCTTTGATATGTTAGTATCAGTACTAACTTATATTATATAAGCGTGTAACGTGCTATTTGCATAAGTAACATGAGCATTTTGTGCTTTCCCGATATTCAAATCAAAGGAGAAGCTATGTTGCAATATCGAAGTTATATTCTCTTTCTCATCAGCTAAAATGCTTTAAGTATGACACTTTTCAGATATGTCCATTCGTAGAGtccttatttttttcatttgaatgtttttttcagtataATTTAAGAATATGAGTTTGGTTGCGTTTTTGAAATAGTAAATCcgaatgtaaaaaacaaaaaaaaaataacaggaCAAACACTAATTTAATTAAAGTCAGTTCTTTAAGTTTCaagggattttttttacttccgACTATTTCTTTAACtatgtttgaaaattacatGCACCATtattagtctaaaatattagTAAAATTCCTAGATTGTGTTTACTTTTCAAAGCATAGACCGAAGCATGTATTAAATAGTTTCAAATagtttaaactgttaaaatactACTTGCTCATTTTACAATAACCGAATTCATTTGTCTCAATGTTCTAGTATGAACTAAATGAATGCAATTGTTGATATTATAGTTCTTTTGAAAGTTGTCTTCAGCTAACATCCCATATATTTCTAAAACGTGCTTACGTTAAAAGCATATACTTTTAAGCGATTTCGGTTGAGCGTTGTTCACAGATAAGACTTGAATTGTTATCAAACTTTGATGTgagctttttaaaaatagataaGGTCAGTTTGATTATGAGCAATGGCCAAGTAGTTCATTAGGTAAACTATTGGAAATAGAACCTTGTTACTTTTAGACGCAACAATTcaaaccatttttaatgaaaaatggcCACACCATTCGTGTTCGTGTTAAATTGATTATCTATACTTCAAATAAGAATGATATTCAaaggttttgcatatataccacattttatatttaatatcaatgacATTTAGTGAAAAGGTTTGTCTTTATGAGATCAAGTTCAAATCCATGTAGATTAATTAATCCCATTGTCTTAAATGATCGAACAGCATTGTTAGAACAAGATGATAGAAATGTTTTAACCACatgctaataaaacttcattgatcaAAATGTATGGCttcatactttgataagatttatcttttgcgttttatctttacgaagaattgttgggataagagtgaggtttgtgcacataaactggtttaaatccccagtaaatttacattttactgaccgttccaaggcggtacctaacaattcttgataaagataccaattatttatttatatatgtatatatagtatttatgcactgtgctatttgtagagttgtgtgctgttctatgtttcttgtctgtgaatttgtgttctatgtctttggcgttgcccattgccactaaaccgggtttatgtttaaactttttgctactgagcatgtttctgtagctttttgcatatatattcatgtaatctaatcttgataaaaaaataatttacgtCATCTGACACCAAAAAAACTACCGAAGAACACACAAGGACTATTCAAAGACATCAAAAAGGTCCCTTGGCTACACTTACACATCCAAGTCCTACATGAAGACAGCATAGAACTACCTAAGGTCACACTTTAACTACACAAGAACACTTAAAGTTAACAAAGGACACCGCAGAACTACCTAATGACATTCAAGAGCTTCGCAATGACACTCAAGAACTCCCAAAGAACACCCTTAAAACAGGGATACAAAAGCAATTACTCAAGGACACTCCAAAACCACTGAAGGACACCTCAATGACTACCCAAGGACACCACATCACTATGCAATGACAAGACAGGACTAAAAATGACACTCCAGAGTTACACAAGGATATCCCGAGGGTTACACAAGGACAGCCTATGACCGTCTTACGACACCCAAGAACTACAGTATGACACCCCAGGAATACCCTATGACACTAAAAGTCTACCCAAGGATATCCCTCGACTGCCCATGGTCACAACATGACCACTCGCAAACATTCCATGACTACCCAATGACTACCCAAGAACAACACTCCATGGCTACCCGATGACACCAAATCCTAGGACTACACAATAACAGCTAAGTTATACAAAAGAACACTGTAGGACAACCGAATAACACCATAGGACTACCGAAGTACAACTGGATGATTCTCCAAACACCATAAATTACAACCCAAGTACACTCCGGGACTACCAATGAAAACTTCATGACTACCCAACGCCACTACGTAATTAATTACCTATGTACATTCCACAACTACTCACGGACAGTCCAGTATAACACAAGGACACTGAATGACAACCGAATAACACCAGAGGACTACCCATGCACATTCAATAACTACCCATGTACCATCCATTACTACCCATCTACAATCCAGGACAACTCAATGACATTTTATGGCTACCCAACGACACCCATGACTACCTTATGACATCACATGACTACACAAGGACACAACACAACTATCCAAGGACAGCCACCAACTATCCAAGGACACCCAAAAACTTATCAAGGACACCCAGACTACCCAAGGACATGCAAAGACTACCTAGATATTTCCAATGATACTCCCCATGAGTTCTCCCTTATGCAACGCACATAACCGAGATGCCGTCACGGTCAGTCATATATAGATAAACAGTGCGTCCATTTACCAATAATGGTCAGACTATTAAGTCTTAACAGCACCTGCTGACATAATTTGCAAGCAATTATATCAAATGTGTCTGAACCATCTTTTAGACTTTTAACTATAACGACGGTGACCTCGCCAATTGACGTACAAACATCAACACAAGTGTGGGCCATATTTTGGTAATACATGTAGGCAACATACCACTTCAGTATTCGTTTTGGTGTTTCATTTCTTAAACGTAAAATCATTCTTCAGTGATTGAGTGTACGCACATTTCAAATACTATTGACTGTGGCTCCAGGCTTTGATTTATATTGGCTATAAAAACATTAGTCGACTTCGTATTGCC
The DNA window shown above is from Mya arenaria isolate MELC-2E11 chromosome 6, ASM2691426v1 and carries:
- the LOC128238853 gene encoding angiopoietin-related protein 7-like: MAWIHITTILCILTITIRNSICYLSIDRILNRLDVLEDKSNKVDNGLQKEIVQIKEDFRVLTEELTEALRRESIYRREDIKAIFELLQGKDNDTEGSTKQRPTNNLDKRQETIICTAENSEHVKKAFQQEKLMNFKVRNELESFKNTHKDILSKLKDNVENSISNTVLKMMSIESNFIKNLTDSMNQAELRLLRKVEHVEIMTNDAINALNVTVENYKEQCHKSQVIRETNMLKLIENMTSEIHELKINVRSRLPLQCKEVIVNGVYSIIVNANPIPVYCDIETDGGGWVVFQRRKDGSEDFNRPWLEYKQGFGQLEGEFWLGNELLYQFTRYKPRELRIDMEDYNGKKAYAKYSSFRIYSEELNYKLEVGGYNGNAGDSLNGLVDKGNGVHNGQSFSTRDNDNKSKCATLYGGGWWFNSCFQANLNGGYKNIRWFSLSRDLLKFVEMKFR